The following is a genomic window from Hippoglossus stenolepis isolate QCI-W04-F060 chromosome 14, HSTE1.2, whole genome shotgun sequence.
ATTAGTGTTCATctctaatttttttttatgccttTCAGTGTCACATAAAAACTCACCGAACACCAGTCTTATCGCCGCCAAGGCAACTCTTAGCTCAGCTTATCATAAAGACTTGAAGCAGGTAGAAATAACTAGCATGGCTATCTTCAAGGATTTGTGACCTCTGGCCAAGACATGGTCCAGTTTTAGGGATATCAGTGCTATCATCTAACTCTTAAGCAAATCCCAAACTGTGTCAAGCTATCCCTGTAACTGTGCCGAAATCAACCAGCTCCTGGAATTCTTTTAAAGCCAATAACCATTATTCTGTCCCCTGGATGTTTGGGGTCTATCTCTGTATGTTTTCAATGATTTTTGTGTCTGCACctctcttttgttgtttttttctctgctctgcaAAGGTCTTTAGATCACGTGAGTAATTTAAGGCCTCAGAGTTCCTGTGATCAGTTGGACAGTGTGAGCAGAACCCTGACATTTCAGAGTAGTCGATTTCTAATGATGTGAAATACGAAAGCTGTGGCAGCTGTGGCAGCTGTGGCacagggggtagagcgggtcgttGGTGGTTTGATCACCCGCTCCTCCAAtccacatgctgaagtgtccttgaaccccaaattgccccttatGGCTGTGTGTCGGCCGTGTGTGAATGGTGTTCGATAGAAAAAGCGTTTcatagatgtactgtatgaaagtgtgtgtgaatgggttaaTGTGGCTTGAAGTGTGAagggctttgagtggttgatagGACTAGAAAAACtaatgcaatataaatacactccatttaccatttcaatGAGAAAAGCAACCCAGTGGTCGGCGCTGTCAATTTGTACTAACCTCACTCAAAAACAACTTGTTGGCCATTTCATCTTGATTTCAGTCTGAGATATGGGTTATATTTGTATTGTGGCCGCATGTTTGTCGTATGTATTCGACTCTGTCCTGTCTGACTCCTTTGTTTACGATGTGTAGGTGGCCACATTTGTTTCTCCTGTGGGGATAACGAAGTTACCAAACACACTACAAACATTTGCATGATACATTTTCCCTACCTCATTTCTTGTAATAAGTGCTTCATGCTGTGACCTCTGCTGAGTTCCATGTACTCTCCACTGATGCCATCTGTGCTGTGCCCTCTTTTCTGTTCCTTACAACAATGCAgagtgaacacacaaacatgacccccccccccacctctgtcTCAGTGCGTGCCCATTCTTTCTGTGTTGAATTGTGGGACATTGACCTTTGAAATCCCTCCTGTGATCTCAgagcatacacacaaacagagccaAGACAATTCACagctttttatttgtgaagaCTTTTGAATAGGAGCTATTTTCACATGTGATTTCATTGCAAACTGTTGTTGAGTTTACTTCTATAAATGTACATAGCTTGCTATAGTTAAAAAAACTCCATAAAAACGAACTAACActatatttagtgttttttaaaCAGCTTATTCTTATGCTATGTGACTATTCTGTTAAAAGTTTTGCACACAAATTGAGCAGACACCACACACATAATGTTTAATCAGCAAGATCCAAACATATGAATATCTTATGAAGTACTATTTttcttaatattattatttttcgattttctttctttctccctctatgtaaaatattttttttctttgtcttaaatGAGTTCACCTCATGCTGAGTTTTGAAAACAAAGGTAGataggaaaatggaaaatgttttctctttccagTTTTCCAGTGGTACATTTAGTGTCCTGCAGGAAGTGCTGGTGAAGAAGATGGTAGGTGGTCGGCAGGGAGTCCCTGTAGGAGTGACCAGGCCAGGAAACATGTGGACATAGCACATAACATACAAACTGATCAGCTCCCTATATAAACCCTGCTGATTCCATGCCAACTTCAAAACgcaaacctcctcctcctcctcatcatcatcatcatcaccatcatcatcagttGAAATGTCACATTCATCACACTGACTGCTCCCTGCCTCCCTGACATGTTGAGTCACTGTCCGAAATTATTCAACCACTTGAGCTTGAACTTCTAGACTCTCCTCTTTGGGCACAAAATCAACTCTCATCCATTAATCCTGTAGAATGTTTAGAGAAGTAAAGCAGCACCGTAAAAGCAGATTATACCTATATTGCAGGCCTTAAACCTAACTGACTTAGTTACAACCTCTCCCATCAGAGGTacttaataaaatgtttttgaaaaccAGAATTAAAAAGAATGTTCAAATAGCAAAACCAATCAATTCCAAAGCTCAAATCATATTATATAGTCAGATTATTATCACTTGAGTCCACAGTTGCTCTCAGATCTATAGCtttagtgtctttcagctccttgttttgattttccagctgcagctatacagtttttttttactactcCCAACAAACActcatattataataatattatattggGGGAACACAAATACATGGCTCCAAATAAATGGGAGCTAAGGTTGATCCATATTGCGGGAGCTGTTTGATCACACTATTTTCTCTAATGGTTGTTTACGGTGGCactgaaatgcaaaaaacaacGTCAAAACATAACAGCAGATAAGAAACACTATTAACTTCCAATGGAGAAAGCAGGTACCTGCTATTGTCATTGCTTGTCGCTGATTGGACGGActttttaacaggaagaaaatgCTGACAAAACTTGTTCCGTGATTTGCAGTTGTGTTTGGAAATTTATTGTGTTATGTGATTTGAAATCCATGCTACCCAAAGTTAGTGTTatcatatttcattgttttcacatcTTGTTTTACTGCCAACAATTGGGCAGTAAAAATCAGTCAGGCTATTGTAACCTgggtttaaatgaaaaaaagaaaaagaatcaaaaTGTTCCAAAGTAACCAACAAATTGAGATTCACtggtttcatttttgtttcattcaaagTTTGATATAAGCAGCAAGGGGATAATAGGCAAAATGTAATGCttacttaaatacatttccatCAAGAACCCTGttagaataaataaactttacctTAAAGTTTGTCTCATGTGTCAGAGGAGACGCTCCTCCCCTGCAGGAGGCTGAGGCGctcctctccatcctcatcacacacacacacacacacacacacacacacacacacacacacacacacacacacacacacacacacacacacacacacacacacacacacacacacacacacaccgacagtCTCACCAGTCTTGCTGCTGGTCCCCGTCCagttctctgctcctctgttgcTTGTTCTCATGACTTCTCTCCGAGACAAACATTCTGTGCAGTGGGACACAAAGCACCAGGGGCCAATGGATTAGTgacctgttgctgctgctgctgctgctgctgctgccgagcGACTGCTGAAGACTGTTGTTTCTGCACTGAAGCTGTTGTTTTAACTGGACTTTGATGAGGACTCTGTCCATTTCTTGTGTGGGATGATGGCTCAGGCAGTACCCATCATTCTAATACTTGGCATTATCCTGAAGATCAGCTGTGTTGCTGGTAAGTGAACCAAATAATACTCATCAACTATTGACTAAATTCAATAACAAAATTAAGTTGTGTAATATAGGAGTTTGtattgacagattttttttatttctatcaaTTTTATATTTGAGTAAGAGGACGGATACAAATTGGCTTTCTCACTATTCTTATGGTTATTGaactgaataaatgtgaaaCGTGAggaatatgaaaatgtgaagtAATGTCAGCTGATTTCTACTCTCATGTACGGACAAAGGGATTTGctgagaaaaggagagaaacttTTAACCAAACCAGTCATAGTCCCAGTTTCTATTTGTTGAAGAACTCATCAAGTTGAATTAAGGCAAATGTGCATAATGCCTACATGGTCAGCTTAACAGGTTTTTTCCCCCTACAATACAATATGAGCTTTAGGGCCTCACAGGGAGGTGGGGACAGCCTGTATCCTCAGAAACAGGAACCCCACCGACACCACCCTGTGCTGGACTATTGAGCCTGACGCGGCCCATCTtcccctgcttcctgtttttacACAGCTCCGCCATTTTCTGCGTCAGTGGAAAAATGGCCCCTGAATAGCCACAGAGCCACTTACACAACACGTCCCCATACTGCActtttgttctgctttgttCCTTCAGTTTCTTCTGATTTTTAACTGCTTTTCTTTTGATCAAAATCTTTGCAAGAACCAAACCATGTGTATGACGTGACTTCTGGCTCCTTATATGTATTATATGTCAGGGACAAGTCAGACTGATGTCCCACTTTCTGGTGTCAGTCTTTGCTGTGATTGACTTGTGTTATCATGTGATTGACTCATGCAGCCATTGAACTGCGGTTTATGCCTGATCCACCAACACTTAACCTCTATGGCACTCACAGGATGAACAAATCTGACAACCTGGAGCTAACATGCAGGTATTTATTAATGATAAGTGTCATTTACTGCATTCCCTCACTCCACTGACCCAAGCGTGCACAGATCATCACTAGATCACTGTCTTGTCTCTTGACTGGCAGGGGTCGCCAGCACCTGAGGTGGTCAACTCCTCCGACAAGCACCCGCTTCTCCATCAGTGAGTGCAGCGGGTCAGGACTCTTCTGCACCACGCTGAGGCTCTCCAACGCAACGGTCAATGAAACTGGACAGTACCAGTGCTCCTACAGAGGCATGAAAGTTGAAGATGGCAAGACTTCAGCTGCAGCCTATGTGTTTGTCCACGGTACGACTGCAACTGCAAATATGCCCTCGCTGTGATGGCAGTGGCTTGTTGTGCTATCTTttgatgtgatgttgtgttattTAGAAGACCATGCATAATACACTGTACGAATCATATTCTATTGAGTTTTATTGATATAGCACCAAATTACAACCTACAccatctcaaggcactttacacacCTTACAAtatagtaaatggtctgtatttttatagcGCTcctctagtcttgatgacccattcacacacatttatacactgCTTCTacgtgcagcactttctctatccaAATCGTTcatacactgccggcacagcaGATTATAGATATTAAAACCTAAAGTAAATGTATGCATATATTGTAACACTGTGGTTCACAAGCCGACTATCAGGTCAGAGACACTCATTTCAAAGTTAGTCAGCTGCACCTTGACCACCTCTTTCCAATGTCcttaaacatgtgtgtgtgtgtgtgtgtgtgtgtgtgtgtgtgtgtgtgtgtgtgtgtgtttagatcaCAAGATGCCGTTTGTCCCGTCTGCGAGTGAATATGAAGTCGTGTTCATCCGTGAAGGAGAGCGGGTGGTGATACCGTGCCGAGGCTCGGTGGAGAACCTGAACGTTTCGCTCCACACTGTGAGGAAGAGGGGTTTCTGCTGGTTTCATTGTTTGATTAATGTGCCCTAATTCTGGGGCAAATTCCAATAAACTAATATCCAATCGTAGTTGAGGCTGCTGCAGCAATTCCATAAAGCTTGGGGACTCAGAAAAGTTACATTTCAAAGTGGATGGTCAATGGAGATTGAACATACTCAAATCTTTTTGTTGATCAAGCTGAATCACTGGATCCTGGAACAAGATCAtttcagttcatccttgaaGCCTGGTTCTTGCCTGTGTTTTTCAAACTCCATGCCCTTATTTGTAACTCAGGctttttctcacacattttTGGTCTCCATCAGTTAAAATACCCCTAATTACATCGTCAGATCTCCTCTTCAGACAAAACTCCTTCGGAGCCACAGATGACATCATATAACTGATTAGTACTCTTCATGATTAGTAAACTAACCCTTTATATTCAAAATATGTCAAATGTCTCTTTGAACAAGTGGAAGTGAGACAAAATGCAGTCAACCTATcatattgaaaaaatatattccCATGAGGGATATCAGCTCCTCTGTTATCAGTGATCCCAGCTGCTGATAATGTCCTATCAGTTTACATAGCTCTGTATCTATAATGTGTaagtaatatttatataatcagATAAGGTCGCTCAAGTGTCAAATCTGctcatgtgtttttctaattCTTTGTTCAAACTCAgttcatttctgtttctgtcagaaGTATCCAAATAAGGAGCTTCATCCAGATGGGAGGGATTCTGTGTGGGACGCCAAGACGGGTTTCATTCTACCCAGTTACCTGATCAGTTATGCCGGGGTCGTGTCCTGTCAGACCCGCATTGGAAATGAGACGTTCAAGTCCCCTCTCTACATCGTGGCAGTTGTTGGTAGGATGGAAAAAAGATCCACACAGCAAAATATCACGTGTCCAAGTCAACGTTGTAGAAGTGTTTGATTTAAGTGAATGGACACAACAATGTCATGGAAAGACTGCGTCCCAATGTTGAATTTTGCTCaattgcgtgtgtgtttgtgagagacaGTGGCAATCAGTAAGGGAAATATGACAAACTGAGCGAGCCAAGGAGAGAaggtgtagagagagagagagagagagagagagagagagagagagagagagagactgtcgTCTCGGGAGAACAATGGCCAGTCGACTGACTGCCGTGTCTTCCCTCCCTTTTCCGCAGGATACAAGATCTATGACCTCACCCTGACCCCGCAGCAAGTGAGGCTGTCTGCGGGGGAGCGGCTGGTGCTCTGCTGCATGGCCCACACCGAGCTCAACGTGGGCCTCGAGTTCAACTGGACTCACTCTGGTCAGGCCCTGGTCAGTAGCTGAgactcttcttctctcatgGTTTAATGTCCCCGTATAGTTTTAAATGAAGTCCTGTGACAGGCGTCAGTCATCCTGTTTGACTCATCACTGAGGTACGACATGAGATACCAGATTCCTGGATCTCACTTCCCGTTGAACATTCTCCTCCTTTCCTGCTTTCAGGAATCCTGCAGCTTATCTCTGTGCCAGGTCAAAGTGCAGAAATGAGCAGATGTGTttttgatgtgattttaatgttCCTTATTGACATAAGGAAAATGATTCAAGAGTTCTAACACCAATATCTGGTTCCTTATGTCTGAAGCACAGTGTCCACATGTGCTCTGTGTGACATttctcctgtttgtgtctccCTGATGTCAGAGCTCAGTGAATGGTTCAAGGCTGACCCACGCCACTCCTCACAAGAAGAAGCTGTGGAACTCTCTGGAGCTGTCCAACACTCTCATAGTGGAGAATGTGACAGTGGATCACAGTGGAGAATACACCTGCACAGCATCCAGTGGGAAGATGGAGGAAAGTGCCATAGCAGTGCTCAAAGTGTATGGTAGGTGCGCTCGAAACACAACGCTGCTGTAGATGGACCAGGGACGGGTCCATGCTCAGATTATAGTTATGATGCAAAATTAACTAACACTTCCTTATGCactccccttatgaaaccacattcaaattcactagatccagaatTTTATTTGGTTCTGCCCCACAAGAATCAGTCACCCAAACATGCAGGATTTCCTTCTTTGAGAAgcgtgaattattctctgagaaatcatgaaaaatgttgaaatatgtttcttccctgacccatgccACATTCTGACACCAAGTTTTGTAGTAATCTGTGCATTAACCTTTGCGTAATCACAAATGAAAACCTACGGTAAACTCCATTGGCGGACGTCATCATTTGATTAcatccaagaaatgttttatgtgaACAGATTCTAGAGATACTATTTGTTTTTACGCCTTTTTACTTCAACTTTACATCAAAAGTAAATGTTTAGAATGTGCATCTCTTTCCCTGTAACGCAGCCTGACACAACTGAATGTTGTAGATTTGGAGTCAGTGATGATGTTGAGAATGTGATCTAAAGTTAGTTAGTTATGAAAGTTATGTGGTATTATCTTTCTCTATTTTGTTCTATCTTACCTGGAGGTTGTTAGCTGTGTAGCTAAGTCAGTATCTGCCTAGTTGAAGCTAAAATCAGCCAGTGAAAGATAAACAGGGTAAAACACATTAGcatttttattaactttatgaAATTATTGTTggtaaaggaaaaaataaaaaaacaaaaggtacaTGTATAAAGCTTTGCAGATCtttatataatttgatataACTCATAGTAACAATTATAGATTTATTTGATAAGCTTTTACTAAATTGAGTCCCTTTTGTGAGTCACAGATGAATAAGGCTTTATCATAATGCTACATCCCTGTGATGTTGGCAGAATGTGAATAACAAGTAAAACACCACCTTTTACTTACTATAGATTCAGCCTGAAATGTCTCTTGTGTTAGGTATTTGTAGCAGTTTGTTTGGGAGACTGGTGAAACCATATTGAGTGGATctattgtgttattattaaacTTGGGTTTTGTTATTATGTAGCTGTTGGTTGACATGTCTGCTGTCCTTTTCACCAAGTGGGTGATATTGTCAGTGCAATAAGAATTTAATAACtgaaactcacacattgacttgtgttgttgtatggactatgatatatttatttaccatatttgtgttttatgtgagcTTGCCAAAGCAAaatcctcctctcctgtgttgTATACGTAAATagtgttgatttgttttgcttACAGAATTTTGTGATTATATTCTTTCTAGAAAAGCCTTTCATTGATATGAAGGAGCCATGGATGGAGGTCTGGGAGGTAAAGCTTGGAGATCAAAGTACACAGATCCCTGTCAAGTACTCATCTTATCCAGAGCCCAGCTTTAAATGGTATGTGCTCAGTCTAATACTAATGCTAACACCAGTTTGTCATATACACTGATGTGCACTATAGCCTACATTAGTTTAGCTCTAATGGTGTATAGCTTATCATATGAATAAATTCTTTATTTACTATTTGTTCACTTGTCttaaagtttgtgtttatttatcttcttATTTTCTGACTATTATTACATTACTGTAATTATTTCTGTGACTGCCCAGGTTAAAAAATGGCCTCCCACTGAAAGAAGGCTTCAGAATAAGACAGAGGAGCGATGCCCTCATCATCCGTGGTCTCACAGAGACGGACGAAGGAAATTACACGATAGTCCTGACCAATAGGATTTCtaaagaggagcagagacgcTCCGTCCAGCTGCTGGTCAATGgcatgttttctattttcttctctgATTCATGTCGGGCTGCCTGGTGCAGTTGGTCAAGAGACAGTGGTGATAACACTTGAAGTCTTCTTCTACAGTTCCACCTCGTATCATTGAGAAGGAAGTGGCAGTGGTCACTGACGTGTACCCATACGGCAGCAGCCCCACCCTGAGGTGCACCGCACGTGGATTTCCCGTACCTGCACAGATCCAGTGGCAGTGGATTTCCAAAGAGGACTGTCCAGAGGTTTTTATGTAAGTcgcctctcttctcctccgtgtgtgacacagagagaaaaagaaagagaaagaagggggggggggcttccttttgtgtatgtgtgtgctcagAAGCCGCTCAGTCAGTCATTGTCAACAGGTTGTTTATGTAGAGAGAAAAAGCTGCTTTCGTGATGTTgacaaaaacaagagaagagacAATGAGAGCGCACTTTGACCTGATGCACATCAGCGGATGTGATTCATGCTCTTCACAATGTCCAATTTTAGGACATGAATTATCCTGACCCACAACATGTTTCGTAGATTTGTCCAATCAGACATTTGTGCTACAATCCATGTCCTCTCTGGATCAGCTGTTTTAGGCAACAGGTGAGCAGTACGAACAGGCAGGAGATGTCAGCAGTTAAACAGTACGTTCTCCTCAGGTGAGCAGGGATCTGATGAGTGTtgtcagagaggagaagacGTGCATGACACTGTTGACCATCAGCCCGTCCCTTATCTTCAGTATCAGAGCACTTCCTCTGTCCTGCGCTGTGCTTCCTGTTGTTGCCATCTTGCTTTCTGTCAAAAAAGAGCTTCTTCCTGCAGAAGCTCGGCCTCTTTCTTACCCTTGTTATCATGTCCACAATATTGACAAAATCCACAGTGTTCCTTTGTATGTCCCTGACAAAAGTTTGTGTGTCTCCACTAAAAATAAGTTTCACGATGTttgctgtcaatcaatcaatcaatcaaattttatttgtatagcccatattcacaaatcacaatttgtctcatagggctttaacatggtgtgacatcctctgcccttaaccctcaacaagagtaaggaaaaactacttaaaaacccttttaacagggaaaaaagaacgtagaaacctcagagagagccacatgtgagggatccctctcccaggacggacagaagtgcaatggatgtcaagtgtaaaggagaacatcaagataaaggttttagcagcattgattagggtaaacattttgaagtataactgaaggtcagtgatttggtggattaatgtcattaatggtcaagtgtctgaggagaaatactatgtatcgagcagtcctgctgcaatcatagtccatggtcagcagccagcaagatcatgatccaccatcaagatcggatgccactatagtccacagttattgtccactgccgccattaggatccatcatcagctgccacctcggtcgtggtccactaccagtatctgatgccaacacgataaaggatctgcctttgttatcacgatcagccagcacgatgcagaatccgccatactggatccaccattacgacctctgatacgtgatccacagatcctaatccatgatgtggccacagccgcggccctgggtctgTGGACAATAAGGcaagggactccggggaagaagtcaagtcagtaacatgtattgatgggatatgaattactttgatgtgataaagattgagaagaggaaggagaagctggaaagagaagctccgtgtgtcatgtgtcccccgaccttctaaacctatagcagcctaactaagagcaggtctaggacaagcctggaccagctctaactataagctttatcaaaaaggaaggttttaagcctactcttaaacgtacagatggtgtctgcctcccgaactgaaactgggagatgattccacaggagaggagcttgatagctgacaCATGCTGTCACACATATAACAGTATAATCATGTGAAACATTGTTACTGGTGAGGTATCTGTGAGTCATGTGTCACTGTAAGTTCAATACAAGGaatcagaataaaataaaagagaaactTCTGTAGTTGTGTAAATTAGCAGTTTGCACAAATGGTGCTTCAGGGCCTTTGTGAGGAATCCAAAATGTGAATTTTTGTGCTTATTCCTGTCAAACAGGTCCAGCCTGGTGAAGTCTGAGACTCAGCTGGAGGAGTGTTCAGGCTGGAGAGATATCAGCAACAGCACCGGTCCCAACCATATAGAACGAATTATGACCGACACTGATCATGCTCAAAAGGTGAGTCATTCCTCCTGATCACAGATCATTTCTCCTGCAGCAAGCGTCAACAGAATCTTATCATGTAAACGCGGATGTTGCACCTGCAGCCGTGTATTTTCACATATtaacaaaatgaatgtgtttccaTAGAAAATCGTGAGCTCCTTGAAGATTCGGAAATCTGAGGCCCACGCCCTCTACAGATGCATGGCTGCCAACAAAATAGCAGCGGACTCACGCATCATCTTATTTCACGTGACACGTGAGCACTGTGCCTTTTCTTCCTTCTCACAGGCTCTTCccatcatcatttcatctgtTCTCATTCTTCGATTGTCCGTCCATCTCTGTTAGGTGGACTTGAGGTCAGCATGTCACCCTCCAATGAGCCCTTGGAGGAAGACCATGTGGTTTTGAGGTGTAAGGCCGACAGGCTGATATATGGTAACCTTGCCTGGTTCCGTGTGACAAACATGTCAGAGTCGGGGCAGGTGCCACCGGTGCGGCCCTGTCGCTCCCTGCGGCTGCAGCGGAGGCCCCTGTCGCGGGCCGTGCAGTCCAGCCAGCAGGGCACTAATGTGacgctggagctgctgctgcccaaCGCGTCCCGTCAGGATGAGGGTCTGTATGCCTGCCAGGTGGAGAACATCAAGACTGGGGAGAGAACCTGCCTGCTGCGCCGACTCTCACTCAGAGGTAAGAAACATGCACTATTCCACACAAACTCATTATTCATGGGAAAACCATAATTTCATTATATAAGACACACTGCTCATAGGTTTGTACACCTCAAAATCCCCCCAAATATGGGGAAGGAAATATTCTGTATTGCTCAGCAGTTGATTCTTAAAACATGATCAGTTCAGTATCTCACAACTCAAACTCTTTATTTTAGATGTTTTAAGTTGTTTAACAAGTCAATTTATATTTCTTGATTCTGATTTGATTCTGATTTTAGCTCTCGAGCCAGCGAGGATCCTCAATAATTTAACGGACCAAAAAGTCAACATCAGTGCAACGATCACTCTCCTCTGTGATGCTGCTGGGATACCAAACCCGTCGGTGCTGTGGACCAAAAACAACCACACTGTGGTGGAGGGCTCAGGTGAGAGCGTTGACCTTTCAAAGCTAAGTGACTCGCTTCATGAGTCTCCACTGCTCTTAAAAACACTATGTGTTGCTTTCAGGTGTGATTCTGAGCCAGAACAACCATGTGTTGACCATTCAGCGTGTGAAGAAGGAGGACAGTGGTCTGTACAGCTGCACCGCATGCAACAGCCTCGGCTGTGACACCTCACAGGCCGTTCTGACAACTGAAGGTCAGTCACTGCCGGACCCGTATCCAAATGAATTATTACTGAATTAAAGATATGTATGATAATATAATGGTAATAGAGTGGTAGAGGGCCCCCAGAAGACACTCAAAGAGGCTGTGGGTCAAATGCTTTATAGTCTTGTTGTCTGAAGACTTTTTGTCTTTATGCCTCTGAGACATTGTGTCATAAGGTTGTCTCTCCATTGTTGTGGACCAGAAATTTCAAGAAAGCCTAGaaagaatttcttcaaattcggtacaaacattcatttggactcaaggatgagcTAATTATATTTAGGTGGTCGGGGGTCACGAAGATCACAGTAACCTCATGTTCTTCTGAACGTGACATATGAGGAACACCCAAACAGAATTTTATTACAactggtacaaacattcactcaaGGGTGACCTTATCagaatttggaggtcaaggACACTGTGACCTTGTGAACGCGTTATCATAAGAACGCCACGAGAGAaccctttcaaatttggcagaaATTATAACTTAGACTAATTGATTATCTGATTCGATTTAGGTGGTAAAGGGcaaaggtaaaggtcacggTCTTCCTTTGGGGCACTTCTTTTGACAAGTtgtcacttt
Proteins encoded in this region:
- the kdr gene encoding vascular endothelial growth factor receptor 2 isoform X2 — translated: MMAQAVPIILILGIILKISCVAAIELRFMPDPPTLNLYGTHRMNKSDNLELTCRGRQHLRWSTPPTSTRFSISECSGSGLFCTTLRLSNATVNETGQYQCSYRGMKVEDGKTSAAAYVFVHDHKMPFVPSASEYEVVFIREGERVVIPCRGSVENLNVSLHTYPNKELHPDGRDSVWDAKTGFILPSYLISYAGVVSCQTRIGNETFKSPLYIVAVVGYKIYDLTLTPQQVRLSAGERLVLCCMAHTELNVGLEFNWTHSGQALSSVNGSRLTHATPHKKKLWNSLELSNTLIVENVTVDHSGEYTCTASSGKMEESAIAVLKVYEKPFIDMKEPWMEVWEVKLGDQSTQIPVKYSSYPEPSFKWLKNGLPLKEGFRIRQRSDALIIRGLTETDEGNYTIVLTNRISKEEQRRSVQLLVNVPPRIIEKEVAVVTDVYPYGSSPTLRCTARGFPVPAQIQWQWISKEDCPEVFMSSLVKSETQLEECSGWRDISNSTGPNHIERIMTDTDHAQKKIVSSLKIRKSEAHALYRCMAANKIAADSRIILFHVTRGLEVSMSPSNEPLEEDHVVLRCKADRLIYGNLAWFRVTNMSESGQVPPVRPCRSLRLQRRPLSRAVQSSQQGTNVTLELLLPNASRQDEGLYACQVENIKTGERTCLLRRLSLRALEPARILNNLTDQKVNISATITLLCDAAGIPNPSVLWTKNNHTVVEGSGVILSQNNHVLTIQRVKKEDSGLYSCTACNSLGCDTSQAVLTTEGVEEKTNVELIVPIGSVVIAMFFWLLIVFVIRGRKRPNGGDLKPGYLSMILDSEDMPMDEQCERLTYDANKWEFPRDRLKLGEPLGRGAFGQVVEAAAFGIEKATTCTTVAVKMLKEGATSSEYHALMSELKILIHIGHHLNVVNLLGACTKPGGPMMVIVEYCKHGNISSYLKSKRGEYSPYKRRRVDSQRWASAEEDVTEGDLGLGKIAQLDICTGTAVCSTAGYEASGSSMDTPEDESSDEDHLNMEDLIRYSFQVAKGMEFLSSRKCIHRDLAARNILLSENNVVKICDFGLARDVYKDPDYVRKGDARLPLKWMAPETIFDRVYTTQSDVWSFGVLLWEIFSLGASPYPGVCIDESFCRRLKEGTRMRPPEYATNEIYQTMLDCWLARPTDRPTFAEMVEHMGNLLQASAQQDGKDYIPLTAGEAEGSPVTPDPRNPYSRPQSGEIPDAQLHYDNPRSLGLSQQSERCSRPLSVKTFDDIPVARSSVMEGHTDSGVGFSPEEVKGLNQRLQTNFSQMMRCKSKESLASESSNQTSGYQSGYHSDDTDTPIYANEEVIMKHNMLKKPPLPKMPEKFNAEIRYSTPPV